In one Lolium rigidum isolate FL_2022 chromosome 3, APGP_CSIRO_Lrig_0.1, whole genome shotgun sequence genomic region, the following are encoded:
- the LOC124695338 gene encoding LOB domain-containing protein 1-like, with amino-acid sequence MEYSNDATNTGAAQPYFGRSMSPPSQVSSEGSPPPAVFPFAGNVPSSPPTVVLSPCAACKVLRRRCADGCMLAPYFPPTEPAKFTTAHRVFGASNIIKLLQDLPEHSRADAVSSMVYEAEARLRDPVYGCAGAVCRLQKEANELKVQLARAQADVHSVQAQHANLLAIVCVEFATQHQQQHPPPPLVDQVDGFGADVGGAVYPSLCTDSDDLEYISGVGRGPATAMDLMTISTEALYTSSYAS; translated from the coding sequence ATGGAGTACAGCAACGATGCCACGAACACCGGCGCGGCGCAGCCTTACTTCGGTCGCTCCATGTCGCCGCCGTCGCAGGTGTCGTCTGAAGGCTCGCCGCCCCCAGCAGTATTCCCCTTTGCGGGCAACGTGccgtcctcgccgccgacggtggtgctCAGCCCCTGCGCGGCGTGCAAGGTCCTCCGGCGCCGCTGCGCCGACGGCTGCATGCTGGCGCCCTACTTCCCCCCGACCGAGCCcgccaagttcaccaccgcccACCGTGTcttcggcgccagcaacatcatcAAGCTCCTCCAGGATCTGCCGGAGCATTCAAGGGCGGACGCGGTGAGCAGCATGGTGTACGAGGCGGAGGCGCGGCTGCGTGACCCGGTGTACGGGTGCGCGGGGGCGGTGTGCCGGCTGCAGAAGGAGGCCAACGAGCTCAAGGTGCAGCTGGCGCGGGCGCAGGCCGATGTCCACAGCGTCCAGGCGCAGCACGCCAACCTGCTCGCTATCGTCTGCGTCGAGTTCGCCAcccagcaccagcagcagcacccgcCGCCTCCACTGGTCGATCAGGTGGACGGCTTCGGCGCCGACGTCGGCGGCGCGGTGTACCCGTCGCTCTGCACGGACTCAGATGATCTGGAATATATCAGCGGCGTGGGAAGAGGCCCGGCAACAGCTATGGACCTGATGACCATAAGCACGGAAGCTCTGTACACTAGTAGTTACGCTAGCTAG